A region from the Benincasa hispida cultivar B227 chromosome 10, ASM972705v1, whole genome shotgun sequence genome encodes:
- the LOC120088648 gene encoding histone H4 produces the protein MSGRGKGGKGLGKGGAKRHRKVLRDNIQGITKPAIRRLARRGGVKRISGLIYEETRGVLKIFLENVIRDAVTYTEHARRKTVTAMDVVYALKRQGRTLYGFGG, from the coding sequence ATGTCTGGACGTGGAAAGGGCGGCAAGGGATTGGGAAAGGGAGGAGCTAAGCGTCATAGGAAGGTTTTAAGAGATAACATTCAGGGCATTACCAAGCCTGCAATTCGCCGTTTGGCTCGTAGAGGTGGTGTGAAGCGTATCAGTGGATTGATCTATGAAGAAACCAGAGGTGTTTTGAAGATTTTCCTTGAGAATGTGATTCGTGATGCTGTTACCTACACTGAGCATGCAAGAAGGAAGACGGTGACTGCCATGGATGTGGTTTATGCCTTGAAGAGGCAGGGAAGGACTTTGTACGGTTTCGGAGGTTAG
- the LOC120088288 gene encoding histone H4 — translation MSGRGKGGKGLGKGGAKRHRKVLRDNIQGITKPAIRRLARRGGVKRISGLIYEETRGVLKIFLENVIRDAVTYTEHARRKTVTAMDVVYALKRQGRTLYGFGG, via the coding sequence ATGTCTGGCCGTGGAAAAGGAGGCAAGGGATTGGGAAAGGGAGGAGCAAAGCGTCACAGAAAGGTTTTGAGAGACAACATTCAGGGTATTACCAAGCCTGCCATTCGCCGTTTGGCTCGCAGAGGTGGTGTGAAGCGTATCAGTGGATTGATCTATGAAGAAACCAGAGGTGTTTTGAAGATCTTCCTTGAGAATGTGATTCGTGATGCTGTGACATACACTGAGCACGCTAGGAGGAAGACGGTGACTGCCATGGATGTGGTTTATGCCTTGAAAAGGCAGGGAAGGACTTTGTATGGTTTCGGAGGTTAG
- the LOC120088647 gene encoding THO complex subunit 4A-like — MAAPLDMSLDDIIKNNKKSRSGNSRGRGRGSGPGPVRRFPNRAANRTPYSAPKAPETTWQHDMFADPGSGFAGQGGRASAIQTGTKLYISNLDYGVSNEDIKELFSEVGDMKRYGIHYDKSGRSKGTAEVVFSRRLDAVAAVKKYNNVQLDGKPMKIEIVGTNISTPAVGPTAAVNPFENLNGAPRRQQGRGGPPSRQRGRGFGRGRGRGRGPSEKVSAEDLDADLEKYHAESMQIN; from the exons ATGGCCGCTCCTTTGGATATGAGTCTTGATGATATCATAAAGAACAACAAAAAATCCAGATCCGGAAATTCTAGAGGTCGCGGAAGAGGTTCTGGACCTGGTCCCGTCCGTCGATTTCCCAATCGCGCCGCTAATCGCACACCTTATTCCGCTCCCAAG GCACCGGAGACGACGTGGCAGCATGATATGTTTGCCGATCCGGGTTCTGGATTTGCTGGGCAGGGTGGGCGAGCCTCTGCTATTCAAACTGGGACCAAGCTTTACATATCTAATTTGGATTATGGTGTTTCTAACGAAGATAttaag GAACTTTTTTCCGAAGTTGGTGATATGAAACGCTATGGAATCCACTATGACAAGAGTGGGAGATCCAAG GGAACGGCAGAAGTAGTTTTCTCAAGGCGACTAGATGCTGTTGCGGCCGTCAAGAAGTACAACAACGTTCAGCTTGATGGAAAGCCAATGAAAATAGAGATCGTTGGAACTAATATTTCCACGCCTGCTGTTGGTCCAACCGCTGCTGTGAACCCTTTCGAAAATTTAAATGGGGCTCCCAGAAG GCAGCAAGGTAGGGGTGGTCCACCATCACGTCAACGTGGTCGTGGTTTTGGAAGGGGGCGTGGGCGGGGAAGAGGCCCAAGTGAAAAGGTGTCTGCAGAAGATCTTGATGCCGACTTGGAGAAGTATCATGCTGAGTCTATGCAGATAAATTAG
- the LOC120088649 gene encoding histone H4, whose translation MSGRGKGGKGLGKGGAKRHRKVLRDNIQGITKPAIRRLARRGGVKRISGLIYEETRGVLKIFLENVIRDAVTYTEHARRKTVTAMDVVYALKRQGRTLYGFGG comes from the coding sequence ATGTCTGGACGTGGAAAGGGCGGCAAGGGATTGGGAAAGGGAGGAGCAAAGCGTCATAGAAAGGTTTTGAGAGACAACATTCAGGGCATTACCAAGCCTGCAATTCGCCGTTTGGCTCGCAGAGGCGGTGTGAAGCGTATCAGTGGATTGATCTATGAAGAAACCAGAGGTGTTTTGAAGATTTTCCTTGAGAATGTGATTCGTGATGCTGTGACCTACACTGAGCACGCTAGGAGGAAGACGGTGACTGCCATGGATGTGGTTTATGCCTTGAAAAGGCAAGGAAGGACTCTGTACGGTTTCGGAGGTTAG